One genomic window of Streptomyces sp. NBC_01498 includes the following:
- a CDS encoding CDP-alcohol phosphatidyltransferase family protein, translating to MEVQETRVQTDRVFTIPNILSMGRLLGVPLFLWLILRPEFGGPNSDGWALLVLMLSGVTDYLDGYLARRWNQISGLGRLLDPAADRLYILSTLLGLTWREILPLWLTLALLARELMLLVMVGILRRHGYPPPQVNFLGKAATFNLMYAFPLLLLSDGNGWLASLAEVFGWAFAGWGTTLYWWAGILYVVQVRRLVRADRVTD from the coding sequence GTGGAGGTTCAGGAGACCCGCGTCCAGACGGATCGGGTGTTCACCATCCCCAACATCCTGAGCATGGGCCGGCTCCTGGGTGTGCCGCTGTTCCTGTGGCTCATCCTCCGTCCCGAGTTCGGCGGCCCGAACAGTGACGGCTGGGCACTGCTCGTCCTGATGCTCAGCGGGGTCACCGACTATCTCGACGGCTATCTCGCCCGCCGCTGGAACCAGATCAGCGGCCTCGGCCGTCTCCTCGACCCCGCCGCCGACCGGCTCTACATCCTTTCCACCCTGCTCGGACTCACCTGGCGTGAGATCCTGCCGTTGTGGCTCACTCTGGCGCTCCTGGCCCGTGAGCTGATGCTCCTGGTGATGGTGGGAATCCTTCGCAGGCACGGTTATCCACCTCCCCAGGTGAACTTCCTGGGAAAGGCGGCTACCTTCAACTTGATGTACGCCTTCCCGCTGCTGCTTCTCAGCGACGGGAACGGATGGCTCGCATCACTCGCCGAAGTTTTCGGATGGGCGTTCGCCGGATGGGGTACAACTCTGTACTGGTGGGCAGGGATCCTCTACGTGGTCCAGGTCCGCCGGCTCGTCAGAGCGGACAGAGTGACCGATTGA
- a CDS encoding mannose-1-phosphate guanyltransferase — translation MKAVVMAGGEGTRLRPMTSSMPKPLLPVANRPIMEHVLRLLKRHGLNETVVTVQFLASLVKNYFGDGEELGMELTYANEEKPLGTAGSVKNAEEALKDDAFLVISGDALTDFDLTDLIAFHKEKGALVTVCLTRVPNPLEFGITIVDEAGKVERFLEKPTWGQVFSDTVNTGIYVMEPEVFDYVEADTSVDWSGDVFPQLMKEGKPIYGYIAEGYWEDVGTHESYVKAQADVLEGKVDVDLDGFEISPGVWVAEGAEVHPDAVLRGPLYIGDYAKVEAGAEIREHTVIGSNVVVKTGAFLHRAVVHDNVYIGDHSNLRGCVIGKNTDIMRASRIEDGAVIGDECLVGEESIIQGNVRVYPFKTIEAGAFVNTSVIWESRGQAHLFGARGVSGIINVEITPELAVRLAGAYATTLKKGSTVTTARDHSRGARALKRAVISALQASAIDVRDLENVPLPVARQQTGRGSAGGIMIRTTPGVPDSVDIMFFDERGADLSQAGQRKLDRVYARQEYRRAFPGEIGDLYFPATVFDSYTGSLLRNVDTTGIAEAGLKVVVDASNGSAGLVLPSLLGRLGVDALTINPGLDEARPTETVESRRSGLVRLGEIVASARASFGVRFDPVGERLSLVDERGRIIEDDRALLVLLDLVAAERRSGRVALPVTTTRIAEQVAAYHGTQVEWTTTSPDDLTRVGREDTTIFGGDGRGAFIVPEFSSLLDGTAAFVRLLGLVARTQLTLSQIDARIPRAHVLRRDLATPWAVKGLVMRRVVEAAGDRDVDTTDGVRVVEADGRWVMVLPAPAEAVTHLWAEGPDDASAQALLDEWAAVVDSAGQ, via the coding sequence ATGAAGGCCGTCGTGATGGCTGGCGGCGAAGGCACACGCCTTCGCCCTATGACCTCAAGCATGCCCAAGCCGTTGCTGCCGGTGGCGAATCGGCCGATCATGGAACACGTGCTGCGTTTGCTCAAGCGGCACGGGCTCAATGAGACCGTCGTCACCGTCCAGTTCCTCGCCTCACTCGTGAAGAATTACTTCGGGGACGGCGAGGAGCTCGGAATGGAGCTCACCTATGCCAATGAGGAGAAGCCGCTCGGCACTGCGGGGAGTGTCAAGAACGCCGAAGAGGCGCTCAAGGACGACGCTTTTCTCGTCATTTCCGGTGACGCGCTCACCGATTTCGATCTGACGGATCTCATCGCCTTCCACAAGGAGAAGGGCGCACTGGTCACGGTGTGTCTGACCCGGGTGCCGAATCCGCTGGAATTCGGTATCACCATCGTGGACGAGGCCGGCAAGGTCGAACGCTTCCTGGAGAAGCCCACCTGGGGCCAGGTGTTCTCGGACACCGTCAACACGGGCATCTATGTGATGGAGCCCGAGGTGTTCGACTACGTCGAGGCCGACACCTCCGTCGACTGGTCCGGCGACGTCTTCCCCCAGCTCATGAAAGAGGGCAAGCCCATCTACGGCTACATCGCCGAGGGCTACTGGGAGGACGTCGGTACGCACGAGAGCTATGTGAAGGCCCAGGCGGACGTCCTGGAGGGCAAGGTCGACGTCGATCTCGACGGCTTCGAGATCTCGCCCGGTGTGTGGGTCGCGGAGGGCGCCGAGGTCCACCCCGACGCCGTTCTGCGCGGCCCGCTCTACATCGGTGACTACGCGAAGGTCGAGGCGGGCGCCGAGATCCGTGAACACACCGTCATCGGGTCCAACGTGGTCGTCAAGACCGGGGCCTTTCTCCACCGGGCCGTCGTGCACGACAACGTGTACATCGGCGACCACAGCAATCTGCGCGGCTGTGTGATCGGCAAGAACACGGACATCATGCGGGCCTCCCGGATCGAGGACGGCGCGGTCATCGGTGACGAGTGCCTGGTCGGTGAGGAATCGATCATCCAGGGCAACGTCCGGGTGTACCCGTTCAAGACCATCGAGGCCGGTGCCTTCGTCAACACCTCGGTGATCTGGGAGTCCAGAGGCCAGGCGCATCTCTTCGGCGCCCGTGGTGTCTCCGGCATCATCAACGTCGAGATCACGCCCGAACTGGCCGTGCGGCTGGCCGGCGCGTACGCCACCACCCTCAAGAAGGGCTCCACGGTCACCACGGCGCGTGACCACTCGCGTGGTGCGCGCGCTCTCAAACGGGCCGTGATCTCCGCCCTCCAGGCCAGTGCCATCGACGTACGGGACCTGGAGAACGTGCCGCTGCCCGTCGCCCGGCAGCAGACAGGACGGGGCAGTGCCGGCGGCATCATGATCCGGACGACACCCGGTGTGCCCGACTCCGTCGACATCATGTTCTTCGACGAACGGGGCGCCGACCTCTCACAGGCCGGACAGCGCAAGCTGGACCGGGTGTACGCGAGGCAGGAGTACCGCAGGGCGTTCCCGGGCGAGATCGGGGACCTGTACTTCCCGGCCACCGTCTTCGACTCGTACACCGGCTCACTGCTCAGGAACGTCGACACGACCGGCATCGCCGAGGCCGGGCTCAAGGTCGTCGTCGACGCCTCCAACGGCAGCGCCGGGCTCGTCCTGCCCAGCCTGCTCGGGCGGCTCGGGGTCGACGCGCTCACCATCAACCCCGGCCTCGACGAGGCACGGCCCACCGAGACCGTCGAGTCCCGCAGGTCGGGGCTGGTCAGGCTGGGCGAGATCGTGGCCTCGGCTCGGGCGTCCTTCGGGGTCCGGTTCGACCCCGTCGGTGAGCGGCTGTCGCTCGTGGACGAGCGCGGACGGATCATCGAGGACGACCGTGCCCTGCTGGTGCTCCTCGACCTGGTGGCCGCCGAGCGCCGCAGCGGGCGGGTGGCGCTGCCCGTGACGACCACCAGGATCGCCGAGCAGGTCGCCGCGTACCACGGCACCCAGGTGGAGTGGACGACCACCTCTCCGGACGATCTGACCCGGGTCGGCCGCGAGGACACCACGATCTTCGGCGGTGACGGCCGCGGCGCGTTCATCGTGCCGGAGTTCAGCAGTCTCCTGGACGGTACGGCTGCCTTCGTACGGCTGCTGGGGCTGGTCGCCCGGACCCAGCTCACCCTCAGCCAGATCGACGCCCGCATACCCCGTGCCCATGTGCTGCGCAGGGATCTGGCGACGCCCTGGGCCGTCAAGGGTCTGGTCATGCGCCGGGTCGTGGAGGCGGCCGGTGACCGGGATGTCGACACCACCGACGGCGTCCGTGTCGTGGAGGCCGACGGACGGTGGGTGATGGTGCTGCCGGCGCCCGCCGAGGCCGTCACCCATCTGTGGGCCGAGGGGCCCGACGACGCCTCCGCCCAGGCACTGCTCGACGAATGGGCCGCGGTGGTGGACAGCGCAGGTCAGTGA
- a CDS encoding DUF881 domain-containing protein produces MCGMPQHPPVRSTPSTPSPPRRPDASMSLLNNVMDHSLDAGYAEAAARREAEDGGLPRTLRAKLGLAAGLVLAALVVTVGAAEARIDAPVVAKEREELIDRIDAETSSADALERTVDKLRDEVGARQREALRDHGGDQGELVGLLAGSTEVEGPGVKLVVDDARSADESAGGPRESTNFSDTGRVRDRDMQQIVNGLWESGAEAISINGQRLTALSAIRAAGEAILVDNKPLVPPYTVLAVGDGDGLSTAFQDSADGRYLRSLRDNFGVRTSISDQDSVRLPAAPSLIVRTAEPKAAAPGKGDPAASADTGKGTS; encoded by the coding sequence ATGTGCGGCATGCCGCAGCACCCCCCCGTTCGGAGTACACCGAGTACCCCTTCGCCACCCCGGCGTCCCGACGCGTCCATGTCGCTGCTGAACAACGTGATGGACCACAGTCTGGACGCCGGTTACGCGGAGGCGGCGGCCCGCAGGGAGGCCGAGGACGGCGGGCTGCCCCGTACGCTGCGGGCGAAGCTCGGACTCGCGGCGGGGCTCGTGCTGGCCGCGCTGGTCGTCACCGTGGGCGCGGCCGAGGCGCGGATCGACGCGCCGGTCGTCGCCAAGGAGCGCGAGGAGCTGATCGACCGGATCGACGCCGAGACGTCGTCCGCCGACGCCCTCGAACGCACCGTGGACAAGCTCCGTGACGAGGTGGGCGCCCGGCAGCGTGAGGCGCTGCGTGACCACGGCGGGGACCAGGGCGAACTGGTGGGTCTGCTGGCGGGCTCCACGGAGGTCGAGGGGCCGGGCGTGAAGCTCGTCGTCGACGACGCCAGGTCCGCCGACGAGAGCGCGGGCGGGCCGCGTGAGAGCACCAACTTCTCGGACACGGGGCGGGTCAGGGACCGGGACATGCAGCAGATCGTGAACGGTCTGTGGGAGTCCGGGGCCGAGGCGATCTCCATCAACGGCCAGCGCCTGACGGCCCTTTCGGCGATCAGGGCCGCCGGTGAGGCCATACTGGTCGACAACAAGCCGCTGGTGCCGCCGTACACGGTACTGGCCGTGGGGGACGGGGACGGTCTGAGCACCGCGTTCCAGGACAGCGCCGACGGCCGGTATCTCCGGTCGCTGCGGGACAACTTCGGTGTCCGCACCAGCATCTCCGACCAGGACTCGGTGCGTCTTCCTGCCGCGCCGAGCCTGATCGTACGTACAGCGGAGCCGAAGGCCGCCGCCCCGGGGAAGGGCGATCCAGCGGCTTCGGCAGACACAGGGAAGGGCACATCGTGA
- a CDS encoding small basic family protein: MIAVLGLVVGVVVGLLVRPEVPAVVEPYLPIAVVAALDAVFGGLRAMLDGIFVDKVFVVSFLSNVVVAALIVFLGDKLGVGAQLSTGVVVVFGIRIFSNAAAIRRHVFRA, translated from the coding sequence GTGATCGCGGTACTTGGCCTCGTCGTGGGAGTCGTGGTCGGACTGTTGGTTCGGCCCGAAGTGCCGGCGGTGGTCGAGCCCTATCTGCCGATCGCCGTCGTCGCCGCTCTCGACGCGGTCTTCGGGGGACTGCGGGCCATGCTCGACGGGATCTTCGTCGACAAGGTGTTCGTGGTGTCGTTCCTGTCGAACGTGGTGGTGGCCGCGCTCATCGTGTTCCTCGGCGACAAGCTCGGGGTCGGCGCGCAGCTGTCCACCGGTGTGGTCGTCGTGTTCGGTATCCGTATCTTCTCCAACGCCGCCGCGATCCGCCGGCATGTCTTCCGGGCGTGA
- a CDS encoding DUF881 domain-containing protein produces the protein MNHDESPRPRRHPLPPQAPHTPPPPASGQPSGPPQMTGRQRLVAGLWPPRVTRAQLVVALLLFVLGLGLAIQVRSTNDDSALRGARQEDLVRILDELDGRTERLEDEKQRLDDQQTELETSSDQAEEARRQTREREQQLGILAGTVAAEGPGITLTVQDDGATVDSDMLLDAIQELRAAGAEAIQVNGVRVVAATYFSGSDGEIEVDGKRISAPYRFKVIGKPQDLEPALNIPGGVVQTLEKEQATATVVAAEKIVVDALRPAHRPDYARSSS, from the coding sequence ATGAACCACGACGAGAGTCCCCGGCCCCGGCGGCACCCGCTGCCCCCTCAGGCCCCGCACACGCCTCCGCCGCCCGCGAGCGGGCAGCCCTCCGGCCCTCCGCAGATGACGGGCCGTCAGCGGCTCGTCGCCGGTCTCTGGCCGCCTCGGGTGACCCGGGCCCAACTCGTTGTCGCCCTGCTGCTGTTCGTGCTGGGGCTGGGGCTGGCGATCCAGGTCCGGTCGACCAACGACGACAGCGCCCTGCGCGGTGCCCGTCAGGAGGACCTCGTACGGATCCTGGACGAGCTCGACGGCCGCACCGAGCGGCTGGAGGACGAGAAGCAGCGGCTGGACGACCAGCAGACGGAGCTGGAGACCAGCTCCGACCAGGCCGAGGAGGCGCGCAGGCAGACCCGGGAGCGGGAGCAGCAGCTCGGCATCCTGGCCGGCACGGTCGCCGCCGAGGGACCCGGTATCACACTGACCGTCCAGGACGACGGCGCCACCGTCGACTCGGACATGCTGCTCGACGCGATCCAGGAGCTGCGGGCGGCGGGCGCGGAGGCGATCCAGGTGAACGGGGTACGGGTGGTCGCCGCCACGTACTTCTCCGGCAGCGACGGGGAGATCGAGGTGGACGGGAAACGGATCAGCGCGCCGTACCGTTTCAAGGTGATCGGCAAACCGCAGGATCTGGAGCCCGCGCTCAACATCCCCGGGGGTGTGGTGCAGACGCTGGAGAAGGAGCAGGCCACGGCCACGGTGGTGGCCGCTGAGAAGATCGTCGTCGATGCCTTGCGACCGGCGCATCGGCCTGACTACGCTCGGTCGTCTTCGTAG